Genomic window (SAR116 cluster alpha proteobacterium HIMB100):
TGCATCTGACGGCTTGTCGTGCTGTGCTGAAGGCAGGTAAAGACGTGATTTGCGAAAAACCGCTTGTGGCCAGTCTGGCTGAAGCGGATCAGTTGGCAGACCTGGTAAAGAAAACCGGACGCCAGGTTTTTCCTGTGTTTCAATATCGATACGGGGCTGGGGCAGCAAAGCTGCGTGCGCTGATATCCGCAGGCCTTACCGGCCGTCCTCTTGTAGGTAGCCTGGAAACCCACTGGCACCGTGATGAAGCCTATTATGCTTTAGATTGGCGCGGGAATTGGGAAGGTGAGGGGGGCGGGGCAATCCTCGGCCATGCCATCCATATTCATGACTGGCTGAGCTTTGCCTTTGGTGAGATAGACAGTGTTTTTGCGTATCTGGCAACACGGGTGAATGAGATTGAGGTTGAAGATTGTGCCAGCCTGTCTGTTCGCATGCGTTCAGGTGCGCTGATAACAAGCTCTGTCACGTTAGGCGCAGCAACAGATACAAGCCGTCTGCGGTTTTGTTTTTCTGGTCTGACAGCAGAATCGGGCCTTGAGCCCTATCGGCTGGCCGATAGTGACTGGCGTTTTTTTGCCAGGGCCCCACAGCAACAGGCCGAAATTGATGCTGTCTTAGACCAGGTAAGCCTGCCTTTATCGGGTTTTCAGGGTTTGTTTGCTGCAATATATGACCATCTGGTCTCAGGGCAGGGTGACATTGTCAGCTTTGCTGATGGACGGCGATCGCTTGAATTTGTGACCGCGGTTTACCGGTCAGCCCGCGAGGGGCGCCCTATCAATCTGCCACTGAATATGGATGACCCGCTCTATAAGAGCTGGCTGCCTGAATCAGACACTACATCACCTTTACGATAACGCTGTTCAACGGTACAGTTTGATTCCGCACAGTGATAAAATGAGGAAGCAGATATGCGTTTCGGGATATTGGGCGATGCGAAGATTGCGCGGGAAAAACTTGTCCCCGCCATTCGCAGAGCAGGTTTCGAGATTGTACATTTAGGCCGCCGGGATTCAGATGCATTGTCGCCACATGATATCTGGCAAGGGGTGCAGACAGGCAACTATGAAGATGTTTTGTCAAACCCGTCTGTTGAGGCTGTATATATCCCATTGCCCAATCATTTGCATGTGCCTTGGGCGATAAGGGCTCTTGAGGCAGGTAAAGCGGTTTTATGTGAAAAACCAATGGCGCTCAGCCTTGATGAACTTGACCATCTAGAACGTGTTGCCAGCCAAACTGGCAATTATATCTACGAAGCGTTTATGGTCCGCCATCATCCGCAATGGGACTGGCTGGCCGCACTTGATATCGGGCAAAGAACCCATCTGTCTGCTCAATTTTCATACCCGCCTCAGCCAGAAGGGAACGTCCGCAATTTTGCGTCCTGGGGCGGTGGACCAGTCTGGGACATTGGCTGTTATTGTGTGCTGGCTGGTCTGCGAGTGTTTAACACTGCGCCACGCCTACTTGACGCATCTGTAACGCCAGAAGAGCATCTGGATGTCGAAAAATCAGCAACTGCCTTGCTTGAATTTGGTCCAGGGCAGACAGCAAGCATCAGCGTGTCTAGCGGAGCTTGTCTGTCTCAGCTTGTCAGGGTTGTTGGCACAGATGGCTGGGCACAGCTGGATGTTCCGTTTAATCCGCCGGAAGTTACGACAGCCAGATGGGGACATGTGTCAGCCGAAAAAGATAGTTTGTTAGGACCAGGCCAGTCAGTAACCTTTGCACCGTGTGATCATTATCAAAAAATGGTTGAGGCGTTTGCAAAGTCAGTTCTTGAGGGGCGTCAGCCAAATTTCGACGACAGCCGTGCCCTGACAGGCATTCTGACAGAGATACTGTCCCATAGGGGTTAGCGACGATAGCGCGGTGTATCTGGCACTGAAGCGGCCTTGGCGCGAAGCTCCCGCCAGATTACATACAGACCTGAAGCAATAATCAACCCCATACCCAGAAAGGACAGCTGATCTGGCCAGTCCTGAAACACCAGATACCCCCAAATGATGGCCAGAGGCATGGCAATATATTCAAACGGGGCGATGTATCCGGCTTCATTATGACGGTAGGCCTGGCTGATGAAAAAACCGCCAAACGCACTGGCAAAGCCAATTAACAGGAAAAACATCAGGTCATCCGTTTGTGGCGAGGCCCAGGCCCGAAGCAAAAAATCCACAGACGCATTTTCATGGCCCGCAAATTCTCCGCTGCCGGTCACAAGGCCAAACAGGCAACAGACCAGAAGAAACGTCACTTGAATATAAAAGGACATTGTCAGTGCGCTTTCGGTTTTGCCAATATAGCGGGTGAGCATATGTAAAAAAGCATATCCGAATGCCGCTGCGACGGGCAGGAGAGATGCGATCTGAAAAGCTGATGTACCCGGGCGCAAAATAATCACAACCCCTATCAGACCAACAAAGATGGCTGCCCACCGATGCTGGCCAACCTTTTCTTTTAAAAAGACTACAGAAAAGACGGTGATCAGAAGCGGACTGATAAAAAAGATTGCTGTTCCTTCTGCCAGTTGCAGACTCGCCAGCCCTAAAAAGAAACATAAATTAGCGAACACAACACACAGGCCGCGCAACAGATGCAAACCCAGCCGATTTGTTCGCAAAGAGGGCAACCCGCCTGAAAACGGGACCAGCAGTCCAATCAATAATCCCAGACCAATTACAGACCGAAACAGCACGATTTGATGAAGTGCATAATCACCACTGATAAATTTGATGGAGACATCATTCAGCGAAAAACAGACCACAGCAGCAGACGCACATAACGCGCCTCCTAACGGCGATGATACAGCGTGTCTGATGTCCATCGCGCTCTCCTTTACGATCTGGCGGTTATATGGTTGTTATGAGACTAGAAATCAAATTACCTGTTCTGGCAATAAAAAAACGGCCAACAATGTTACCCTTTGCTTGACCTGGCCGGTTCCAGAGGTCAGCGTCAAATCATCATGTTGAAAAGACGAAAATAATGATCGAAATATTCGGATATACAGACGCAAATGAACCTGTTCACGCTGTTACAATAACAAAAGGCCGCCTGACTGCTCGCCTGCTCAGCTATGGATGTATTCTCCAGGATTTGCGTCTGGCCGGGCATCAGCCGTCTTTGGTGTTAGGGTTTGATCACTTTTCGCCCTATCAACAGGAAAGCGGCTATATTGGAGCAACCGCTGGTCGGTATGCAAATCGTATAGCTAATGGTCATCTTAAACTGGGCGATATGGTCTGCCAGCTTGATCAGAATTTTCTTGATCGTCACACCCTGCATGGCGGCCGTATCAGCACAGGTAAACAGCTGTGGAAGGTTACAGAGCAGGGGCCAGATCACGTCAGCTTTGCGTTGGATCTGCCAGATGGCCATATGGGGTTTCCAGGACATCTTCATATCATTGTCGAATGGCGGGTGCTGGATGAGGCGACATTGAGCTTTTGCGTTCGCGCAACGACAGATAAGTCAACAATATGCAATATTGCGCATCACAGTTATTTTAATCTGACCGGGCGGCCTGATATGATGGGGCATAGCCTGCAGGTCGCTGCTGACGCCTATCTTCCGGTTGATGATGATTTGATCCCAACAGGTCAGATTGCGTCAGTAAAAGATACAGGATTTGATTTCCGGAATCCCCAAATTTTGCCCGCCAGTTTGCCGCTGGATACAAATTTTTGTCTGTCTGATGCGCGTCAGCCTCTGCGGCCGGTCGCCTGGCTGACAACAGCGCATGGACCAAGCCTTGAAGTGCGTACCACAGAACCTGGTCTTCAAATCTATGACGGGGCTTATTTATCCACCCGTGCGATTGGTCTGAACGGGCTGTCTTACGGGCCGCATTCAGGGCTTGCCCTCGAGCCGCAGCTGTGGCCAGATGCCCCGCATCATGCACATTTTCCCACCTCTGTATTGCTCCCAGAAGAAGTCTATCTTCAGCAAACTGAATTTAAATTTTTAACGCGATAACAGATAATGAAAACCCCGTTTTAACTTTATCTCGCGGTTGATATTTGCATCATTTCTCTCAAGCCTAACTTTCAGAGGCCAGAGGGTTCAGCTTTTGTTATGAAAAATAAAGCCAATGAAGTTCAGCAGCAGCTGGGCTGCTAAAATCTGTGTGCTTTCTGTTGGATCATAGGCTGGGGCAACCTCAACCAGATCAACACCAACAACCTGACCGCGTTGAGTGAGGCCCTGTAACAGCTCCAGAATTTCATAATACTGAAACCCGCCATGGCTGGGGGTGCCCGTACCAGGGGCGATTGACGGGCAAAATGCATCAATATCAATGGTCACATAATAACGGGCAGCGGCGGGAATGCGGGTCAATACCGCTTGTATGCCCAGTGCGCGTATCTGACGTACAGACAAAATATCTGCACCGCGTTTGCGTGCGTCATCATACCCATCTCTGGCTGTGGAGGATACATTCCTGATCCCCAATTGTGTGAGGCCGGAAACATAGTCTTGTTCGCTGGCCCGCCGCATTGGGTTGCCGTGTCCCGCCGTTACCCCATGGCGTTTATCAACAAAATCAAGATGTGCATCTATCTGAATGATATGGATCGGACCGTATTCTGCACATTCATCAGAAAACGCCCGGATACAGGGAATATTCACCGACTGATCGCCACCAATCACTACGGGCAGGGCGCCAGCGGTAAGGATTTTGCGTACAGCTGTCTCAATATTAGCGTGACTTTGCTCTGTCTTAGTGTGGATAATGTCAGCATCACCAATATCGACCAGTTTAACGTCACAGCCTAGATATACAGCGTCATCTTCATGATCATACGCCCCGGCATGACCAAAGCTGAACAGGGTTGATGCTTCACGTACAGCCCGTGGCCCAAATCTGGCCCCTGGACGCCATTGCGTGCCACCGTCAAAAGGCGCGCCCAGAACCGCAAAATCTGCATCTATCGCATTCCAATCTGCAATGTAATCTGACTTGCCAAATGTTGATATGCCTACAAAGGGCAGGTTTAACCGTCCTGTATCGTAACCATGTTCTGCCATGTCATATTCATCTGATCATCAGTCATTTCAAATTTGGGCGCGATTTTCAGCCCGATCTGATTTATCGATTAGCAATATCTATAGATTGTCCATTATAAATATCAATTTACTATTGCGAGAAAAATATATAGTTTAAGATATTTACATGAAAAAAATTCATGTATATCTTCATGGCCTTTGCATCATGTAAAGAAAACCTCTTTATTATATGAAATTATTGACAAATAAACTTCTAGAAACATTCTGTGCTGTGGTTGAGTGTAGCGGGTTTACAGATGTGCAATATAAGCTGGGCCTCACGCAAAGCGCGATCAGCTGCCGGATAAGGGAACTTGAAGTTATCCTGGGCTATCGTGTGTGCGAGCGCGGTCGGCGTGGCTTTTATCTGACCGAACGGGGACAAATTGCTTATAATAAAGCGCAGTCCATTTTACGTTCAGTACGTGACTTTGATACCGAATTACTCGAACTGAGGCAGGTCATTACAGGTGATTTACGTGTCAGGCTTGTAGATGCGGTCAGCAGCTTGCCAGAGTTGAACTTATCGTCAGCGATTGAACGGTTTTATGCCCGCACAGATCAGGTCCGTCTAGAGCTGATAATGGCTTCACCTGTTGAACTGACACAACGCCTGATTTCTGGAAGCCTTCATATTGGCATATCCCCGTTTCGCAACCGGGTCTCTGATCTGAGTTATGTTGAGCTGTTCTCAGAAGAACACAGCCTGTATTGCGGGCAAACCCATCCATTATATGCAGCACCAGCTGAAACGATTACTGCTGAGGTTCTGTCTGGCTATCCAGTATGTCAGCGCACCTATGACCTCAGCCTAACTGCATACTGGGCAAAAAACGGTCCGTTTGCTTACGTCTCTAATATGGAGGCCGTATTTGTGTTGATTTCAAGTGGCAGGTTCTTGGGGGCATTACCTGATCATTATGCCAAAAATTGGGTTAAAACAGGTGAATTGCGCCTGTTATGCGCAGACAGCTTCTCTTGGGTATCCAAATTTTATTTGGCTACCCGACCAGAAAGTGTCAGGCGGCGGGCTGTGGATTTATTCATTTAGGATATTTTGCAGACTATAGAGGAAACAAAGTCCGAGGGTGATTTTTCTCCTGGCTCCGACCTGTCTGTAGATTAAGTCAGTATTGTGTCGGGCTTGTTGTCTAAATTGTCGGGCTTGTTTAGACAATGATGCTGAGGTCTAGTTGGATAAAGATAATTACTCGCGCTCACATTTTTTAAAGAAACTCGCTTATGTCTATGCGCCTCTTTCCGCCGGAACGGATTATTTGTCTGACCGAAGAGACAGTTGAAACCTTATATCTGCTGGGACAGCAGGACCGCATCGTTGGAGTATCTGGTTATGCGGTGCGCCCGCCAGAGGTCCGCAAGCAGAAGCCGCGGGTGTCTGCATTTACCTCTGCTGACATCCCGAAGATTATGGCACTCGATCCCGACCTTGTGCTGACCTTTTCTGATCTGCAGGCAGATATTGTCTCAGAACTGATCCGGAAAGGGGTCACAGTGATGGCCTATAACCAGCGGGATATTGCCGGCATATTCGCGATGATCAGGCATTTAGGTTCACTGGTGGGGGCAACAAATGAGGCAGAGAAATTAGCCTCTGGATATGAGGCGCGTTTGTCTGAGCTTGCAAATGCCCGCGCGCATGCCCCCCGGCCAAAAGTGTATTTCGAAGAATGGGATGAGCCAATGATTTCGGGGATCAAATGGGTGTCAGAACTTGTGGAAATAGCCGGAGGGTGTGATGTGTTTCCACACTTGTCCGTGCATAAAGCAGCAACGGACCGATTTGTCCAATCTGCCGATGTGATCAAAGCTGCCCCTGATGTGATCTTGGCAAGTTGGTGTGGCAAGAAAGTTCGGCCAGAAAAAATAGCCGCTCGCGCCGGATGGCAGGATATTCCGGCTGTAAGAGAGGGGCGAATTCACGAAATTAAATCACCATTAATCCTCCAGCCCGGCCCGGCGGCCCTGACAGAAGGGCTTGATGCAATAGAAAGAGCATTATCATAAGCAAAGCTAAAGCGGTTATGTCCTGGTCTTCGGGTAAAGATAGTGCCTTTGCCCTGGCTGCAGCTCGGGATTCAGGTGAATTTGACATTGTTGGGCTGGTCTCCAGCTATAATGAGGTGTTTGAACGGATTGCGGTTCACGGTACCCGGCAAAATATTGCCCGGGCCCAGGCAAACGCTCTGAATCTGCCTCTAATTGATGTTCCTTTGCCGCATCCATGCAGTAACGAGATTTTTGAAGCCCGTATGACCCAGACAGTGCTTCAGTTAAAAGAACAGGGCATTACTGACTGGATATTTGGAGATTTATTCCTAGAAGATGTGCGCGCTTATCGTGAAAATCTGTATAATCCGCATGGGATTACGCTTCATGTGCCTCTTTGGGGGCGTGACACTGCTGAATTGGCTGATGAAATGCTGGAAAGTGGACTGGAGACCTATATTGTAACACTTGACCCCCGCAAATTACCGAAAGAATTATGCGGAAAAAAGTTTGATGCAGAGCTTCTGGAAAGTCTGCCTGAAGGCATTGACCCTTGTGGCGAAAATGGCGAATTTCATACTGTTGTAGCCAATGCGCCAGGATTTTCTGAACCGTTGGATTTAAAGCGGGGTGAGACAGTTGAGCGAAGCGGCTTTATTTACACTGATTTTACTCTGCGTGAAGCGTAACTGCGTCTGATTGACAGACGATTTTTCTCCGTTCTAGTCTTTTTCATAAGACAGTAAGGGACAAGCAGATGCGTAATTATGATCTGGTGAAAACCGCACAAACGGGCGGGCCAACCCATGGGCTTGTCACGCCGAAATGGTACCAGAGCCACGTAGACAGACAAGTGATGAAACAAATTCTGGTTCGCCAGGATGCACGCCCTTTGCGGGACATTTTGACTTACTATTTGCTGATGATTGGCGCAGCGCTTGCGGCTGTCAGTCTGATGCCATCTTGGCTTTCTGTGCCGTTTTGGCTGATTTACGGCGTGTTATACACATCAGGGTCTGATGCCCGCTGGCATGAATGCGGGCATGGCACAGCCTTTAAGACCAAAAGGCTTAATCAGATAGTGTATCACTTGGCTTGTTTTATGATTATGCGCAATCCGGTGACTTGGAAATGGTCTCATGCACGGCATCACACAGACACATTATTGGTTGGCCGGGATGCGGAAATCGCGGTTATGGTCCCACCAGCCGCGTTGTGCCTTATTCTGAATTTTATTGGAGTTCCGGATACCATTGACAGCGTTAGGCGGATGGCTGGTCATGTGCGGGGCCGCTTGCAGCCAGATGAGGCCTTGTATGTCCCCGAACATGAACAACGCCGTGCCTTTATTGTTGCGCGGGTGTGGCTGTTGATTTATCTGGCAGTCGGGACTGCCGCAGTGGTCATGCACTCATTTGTTCCTTTGTTGCTGGTAGGTGCGCCTCGCCTGTATGGGGCTTGGCATTTTAATATGACCGGTTATCTTCAGCATGGCGGCCTTCGCGATAATGTGACTGATCATCGGATAAACACCCGCACAGTGCTGATGAATCCGTTCAGCAGATTTGTGTATCTCAATATGAATTATCACATTGAACACCATATGTTCCCACTGGTGCCGTACTATAATTTGCCCCGACTGCATGAAGTGATCAAAGATGATTTGCCGTCACCCAGCCCCTCTATTTGGTCAGCTTATCGCGAAATGTTGCCTGTGATCTGGAAACAACTGAAGGGTCAAGAGGTGTTTGTTGAGCGAAGTTTCACCAGTAAAACGCGCCTTTAGGAGTTGAAAGAATGAGCATCTATTTTTCAAAAAATGTGCCCCTATCCATGGGTACATTTCCTTTAAAAGAGGACGAGCTGAGCCAGGCTGTTGAACATGCGCTAACAGCAGGATTTCGCGGTTTTGACACAGCGCAGATGTATGAAAATGAAGCAGCTTTAGGTGCAAGCTTTGCACGTTTGGGCTGCTCCCGCGAAGATTTATTTATCACCACCAAGGTTCTGCCGGCGCATTTGGGTGCAGATAAATTTATGCCGTCTGTAGAAGAGTCTCTTCGGGCGCTAAGGACAGATTATGTTGATGTGTTGCTGCTTCACTGGCCGACCCCTTCAGGCGACAACCGTGAAGCGCTGGAGCTGCTGCAGCAGGCTTCAGACAAAGGCTATGCCCGGGCAATTGGAGTCAGTAATTACACTATTGCAATGATGGAACAGGCTGTTCAGCTGTTGGATGATGTGCCTGTATGTAATCAGGTTGAATTCCATCCTTATCTGGACCAGTCAAAGCTATTGGCAGCAGCCAGCCGTCTAGGGATTGCGCTGTCTGCTTATTGCCCGTTGGCAAAGGGCAGGATTTTTGGCGATCCTGTAATCAGTGAGATAGCCAGCCGTTACAGCCGGACTGAGGCACAAATTATTCTGCGCTGGATTGTGCAAAATGGTGTTTCTGCGAACCCCATGTCAACTAATTTGGAAAATCTGAAAGCAAATCTTGCTGCATTGGATTTCAGCCTGTCAGCACCGGATATGGCAGCGATAGACAAACTGCGCCAGAACGGCCTGCGTATTGTGGATAAAACGCGCATGCCCATTGCACCAGACTGGGATTGAGGGGAGGGCAGGCAATGTTCGACGCTCTGATAAAGAGCCGCTGTTCTGTCTTTGGTTGCCGTTGATTTCAGGGAACAGAATTGATAGCGTGCCAATCCATCAGTCCTGCAGAACCTGATCCAATTTCAGAGATGTGAAAGACCCGACCTATGAGTATCGTTCCAATTACCAGCCCTGATTTAGATGCAGCCGAAGTCAGCTTTTTCGCGGCTTTATGTTCTGATGATTATCGATATCTTGGCGTACCAGATAAGACATTGAAATCGAGTTGGGCACATTGCTCTGAAATTGTTCAACGCTCAGAACATCACGGATTCCGGAATATTTTATGTCCCTCTTCATATCAGGTCGGTCAAGACACATTATCCTTTGTTGCAGGCTGTGCGCCAATTACAGAAAAGATGAATTTGCTGGCGGCGGTGCGATGTGGCGAAATGCAGCCGATAATGCTGGCCCGCACAGTCGCCACGCTTGATCACATGCTTGAAGGCCGGCTGACCATTAATATCATCAGTTCTGATTTTCCGGGCCAAGTTGAGGATAGTGCATATCGCTATCAGCGTTCGCGCGAAGTGGTTGAGATTTTGCGTCAGGCCTGGACACAGGATGAGATCACTTATCACGGTCAGATTTACCAATTTGAAAATGTGTC
Coding sequences:
- a CDS encoding putative dehydrogenase (PFAM: Oxidoreductase family, NAD-binding Rossmann fold; Oxidoreductase family, C-terminal alpha/beta domain; overlaps another CDS with the same product name): MRKLRVGIVGAGIGAEHFQAYLALHDRFDVRYMCDLDEVRAARAVTGHDQTKVTASLNQVLDDPEIDIVDVCLPPYLHLTACRAVLKAGKDVICEKPLVASLAEADQLADLVKKTGRQVFPVFQYRYGAGAAKLRALISAGLTGRPLVGSLETHWHRDEAYYALDWRGNWEGEGGGAILGHAIHIHDWLSFAFGEIDSVFAYLATRVNEIEVEDCASLSVRMRSGALITSSVTLGAATDTSRLRFCFSGLTAESGLEPYRLADSDWRFFARAPQQQAEIDAVLDQVSLPLSGFQGLFAAIYDHLVSGQGDIVSFADGRRSLEFVTAVYRSAREGRPINLPLNMDDPLYKSWLPESDTTSPLR
- a CDS encoding putative dehydrogenase (PFAM: Oxidoreductase family, NAD-binding Rossmann fold) encodes the protein MRFGILGDAKIAREKLVPAIRRAGFEIVHLGRRDSDALSPHDIWQGVQTGNYEDVLSNPSVEAVYIPLPNHLHVPWAIRALEAGKAVLCEKPMALSLDELDHLERVASQTGNYIYEAFMVRHHPQWDWLAALDIGQRTHLSAQFSYPPQPEGNVRNFASWGGGPVWDIGCYCVLAGLRVFNTAPRLLDASVTPEEHLDVEKSATALLEFGPGQTASISVSSGACLSQLVRVVGTDGWAQLDVPFNPPEVTTARWGHVSAEKDSLLGPGQSVTFAPCDHYQKMVEAFAKSVLEGRQPNFDDSRALTGILTEILSHRG
- a CDS encoding DMT(drug/metabolite transporter) superfamily permease (PFAM: EamA-like transporter family), whose product is MDIRHAVSSPLGGALCASAAVVCFSLNDVSIKFISGDYALHQIVLFRSVIGLGLLIGLLVPFSGGLPSLRTNRLGLHLLRGLCVVFANLCFFLGLASLQLAEGTAIFFISPLLITVFSVVFLKEKVGQHRWAAIFVGLIGVVIILRPGTSAFQIASLLPVAAAFGYAFLHMLTRYIGKTESALTMSFYIQVTFLLVCCLFGLVTGSGEFAGHENASVDFLLRAWASPQTDDLMFFLLIGFASAFGGFFISQAYRHNEAGYIAPFEYIAMPLAIIWGYLVFQDWPDQLSFLGMGLIIASGLYVIWRELRAKAASVPDTPRYRR
- a CDS encoding galactose mutarotase-like enzyme (PFAM: Aldose 1-epimerase), coding for MIEIFGYTDANEPVHAVTITKGRLTARLLSYGCILQDLRLAGHQPSLVLGFDHFSPYQQESGYIGATAGRYANRIANGHLKLGDMVCQLDQNFLDRHTLHGGRISTGKQLWKVTEQGPDHVSFALDLPDGHMGFPGHLHIIVEWRVLDEATLSFCVRATTDKSTICNIAHHSYFNLTGRPDMMGHSLQVAADAYLPVDDDLIPTGQIASVKDTGFDFRNPQILPASLPLDTNFCLSDARQPLRPVAWLTTAHGPSLEVRTTEPGLQIYDGAYLSTRAIGLNGLSYGPHSGLALEPQLWPDAPHHAHFPTSVLLPEEVYLQQTEFKFLTR
- a CDS encoding agmatinase (PFAM: Arginase family~TIGRFAM: agmatinase) translates to MAEHGYDTGRLNLPFVGISTFGKSDYIADWNAIDADFAVLGAPFDGGTQWRPGARFGPRAVREASTLFSFGHAGAYDHEDDAVYLGCDVKLVDIGDADIIHTKTEQSHANIETAVRKILTAGALPVVIGGDQSVNIPCIRAFSDECAEYGPIHIIQIDAHLDFVDKRHGVTAGHGNPMRRASEQDYVSGLTQLGIRNVSSTARDGYDDARKRGADILSVRQIRALGIQAVLTRIPAAARYYVTIDIDAFCPSIAPGTGTPSHGGFQYYEILELLQGLTQRGQVVGVDLVEVAPAYDPTESTQILAAQLLLNFIGFIFHNKS
- a CDS encoding transcriptional regulator (PFAM: Bacterial regulatory helix-turn-helix protein, lysR family; LysR substrate binding domain), with amino-acid sequence MKLLTNKLLETFCAVVECSGFTDVQYKLGLTQSAISCRIRELEVILGYRVCERGRRGFYLTERGQIAYNKAQSILRSVRDFDTELLELRQVITGDLRVRLVDAVSSLPELNLSSAIERFYARTDQVRLELIMASPVELTQRLISGSLHIGISPFRNRVSDLSYVELFSEEHSLYCGQTHPLYAAPAETITAEVLSGYPVCQRTYDLSLTAYWAKNGPFAYVSNMEAVFVLISSGRFLGALPDHYAKNWVKTGELRLLCADSFSWVSKFYLATRPESVRRRAVDLFI
- a CDS encoding ABC-type Fe3+-hydroxamate transport system, periplasmic component (PFAM: Periplasmic binding protein); the encoded protein is MSMRLFPPERIICLTEETVETLYLLGQQDRIVGVSGYAVRPPEVRKQKPRVSAFTSADIPKIMALDPDLVLTFSDLQADIVSELIRKGVTVMAYNQRDIAGIFAMIRHLGSLVGATNEAEKLASGYEARLSELANARAHAPRPKVYFEEWDEPMISGIKWVSELVEIAGGCDVFPHLSVHKAATDRFVQSADVIKAAPDVILASWCGKKVRPEKIAARAGWQDIPAVREGRIHEIKSPLILQPGPAALTEGLDAIERALS
- a CDS encoding PP-loop superfamily ATP-utilizing enzyme (PFAM: ATP-binding region~TIGRFAM: MJ0570-related uncharacterized domain), coding for MSWSSGKDSAFALAAARDSGEFDIVGLVSSYNEVFERIAVHGTRQNIARAQANALNLPLIDVPLPHPCSNEIFEARMTQTVLQLKEQGITDWIFGDLFLEDVRAYRENLYNPHGITLHVPLWGRDTAELADEMLESGLETYIVTLDPRKLPKELCGKKFDAELLESLPEGIDPCGENGEFHTVVANAPGFSEPLDLKRGETVERSGFIYTDFTLREA
- a CDS encoding fatty acid desaturase (PFAM: Fatty acid desaturase), producing MRNYDLVKTAQTGGPTHGLVTPKWYQSHVDRQVMKQILVRQDARPLRDILTYYLLMIGAALAAVSLMPSWLSVPFWLIYGVLYTSGSDARWHECGHGTAFKTKRLNQIVYHLACFMIMRNPVTWKWSHARHHTDTLLVGRDAEIAVMVPPAALCLILNFIGVPDTIDSVRRMAGHVRGRLQPDEALYVPEHEQRRAFIVARVWLLIYLAVGTAAVVMHSFVPLLLVGAPRLYGAWHFNMTGYLQHGGLRDNVTDHRINTRTVLMNPFSRFVYLNMNYHIEHHMFPLVPYYNLPRLHEVIKDDLPSPSPSIWSAYREMLPVIWKQLKGQEVFVERSFTSKTRL
- a CDS encoding aldo/keto reductase, diketogulonate reductase (PFAM: Aldo/keto reductase family), coding for MSIYFSKNVPLSMGTFPLKEDELSQAVEHALTAGFRGFDTAQMYENEAALGASFARLGCSREDLFITTKVLPAHLGADKFMPSVEESLRALRTDYVDVLLLHWPTPSGDNREALELLQQASDKGYARAIGVSNYTIAMMEQAVQLLDDVPVCNQVEFHPYLDQSKLLAAASRLGIALSAYCPLAKGRIFGDPVISEIASRYSRTEAQIILRWIVQNGVSANPMSTNLENLKANLAALDFSLSAPDMAAIDKLRQNGLRIVDKTRMPIAPDWD